The following coding sequences lie in one Allorhizobium pseudoryzae genomic window:
- a CDS encoding DUF1003 domain-containing protein: MTRTLDRNIDALVDRTKHDLAKSGLQERVADAITRFAGSMVFVYLHLVFFGAWIAVNTGILPILRPFDPSLVVLAMIASVEAIFLSTFVLISQNRMAAADDKRADLNLQISLLHEHETTRLIALVSELAHKLDVRTQVDDEIEELKRDVQPERVMERIEERGESLLQSEN, from the coding sequence ATGACCCGCACGCTTGACCGCAATATCGATGCGCTGGTCGATCGCACCAAGCACGACCTGGCAAAATCCGGCCTGCAAGAGCGCGTAGCGGATGCCATCACCCGCTTTGCCGGCAGCATGGTCTTCGTCTACCTGCATCTCGTCTTCTTCGGGGCCTGGATTGCCGTCAATACGGGGATTTTGCCGATCCTGCGGCCCTTCGACCCATCGCTCGTGGTGCTGGCGATGATTGCCTCGGTCGAAGCGATCTTCCTCTCCACCTTCGTCCTCATTAGCCAGAATCGGATGGCGGCGGCGGATGATAAACGGGCGGACCTCAACCTGCAGATCTCGCTCTTGCACGAACACGAGACCACGCGCCTCATTGCACTGGTCTCGGAACTCGCGCACAAACTCGATGTACGCACGCAGGTGGACGATGAAATTGAGGAGCTGAAGCGCGATGTGCAGCCGGAGCGCGTGATGGAGCGCATCGAAGAGCGCGGGGAAAGCCTTCTACAATCCGAAAACTGA
- the rhaS gene encoding rhamnose ABC transporter substrate-binding protein, giving the protein MKLTRRHLGAAALALAASVSMAGLASAADMKIALVVKSLGNGFFEAANKGAEEAAKDLGGVQIIYTGPTTTTAEGQIEVINSLIAQGVDAIAISANDPDAVVPALKKAAQRGIKVISWDSGVAPAGRIMHLNPSSNELIGKMCLTLAKNHLPDGKGDFAILSATTTSTNQNTWIAEMKKQLKDFPGLNLATTVYGDDLADKSYREAQGLLKSQPNVKVIVAPTTVGVLAASQAVKDAGKIGQVYVTGLGLPSEMAGAIKSGATKEFAIWNPIDLGYSATQIAYHLVKGDATGKPGTEVKAGRMGSIKIGENGEAAMADPFVYNASNIDQFSKIF; this is encoded by the coding sequence ATGAAACTGACAAGACGTCATTTGGGTGCAGCAGCGCTGGCGCTGGCCGCATCGGTCTCGATGGCCGGCCTGGCATCCGCCGCGGATATGAAGATCGCGCTGGTGGTGAAATCGCTCGGCAACGGCTTCTTCGAAGCCGCCAACAAGGGCGCCGAAGAGGCGGCCAAGGACCTTGGCGGCGTGCAGATCATCTATACCGGCCCGACCACCACCACGGCGGAAGGCCAGATCGAGGTGATCAATTCGCTGATCGCGCAAGGGGTGGACGCCATCGCCATCTCCGCCAACGATCCGGATGCGGTCGTGCCGGCCCTGAAGAAGGCCGCGCAGCGCGGCATCAAGGTAATTTCCTGGGATTCCGGCGTGGCGCCCGCCGGCCGCATCATGCACCTCAACCCGTCTTCCAATGAGTTGATCGGCAAGATGTGCCTGACGCTCGCCAAGAACCATCTGCCGGACGGCAAGGGAGACTTCGCGATCCTGTCTGCCACCACCACCTCCACGAACCAGAACACCTGGATCGCGGAAATGAAGAAGCAGCTGAAGGATTTCCCCGGCCTCAACCTCGCCACGACCGTCTATGGTGACGATCTGGCCGACAAAAGCTACCGCGAAGCGCAGGGCCTTCTGAAATCGCAGCCGAATGTGAAGGTCATCGTGGCCCCGACAACGGTTGGCGTTCTGGCTGCATCCCAGGCGGTGAAGGATGCCGGCAAGATCGGTCAGGTGTATGTCACGGGCCTCGGCCTTCCGTCTGAAATGGCGGGCGCGATCAAGTCGGGCGCGACGAAGGAATTCGCCATATGGAACCCGATCGACCTCGGCTATTCGGCCACGCAGATCGCCTATCACCTCGTCAAGGGTGATGCGACGGGCAAGCCCGGCACCGAGGTGAAGGCCGGCCGCATGGGCTCGATCAAGATCGGCGAGAATGGCGAAGCCGCGATGGCCGATCCCTTCGTCTACAACGCGTCGAACATCGACCAGTTCTCGAAGATCTTCTGA
- a CDS encoding NAD-dependent epimerase/dehydratase family protein, with amino-acid sequence MSQKVLITGGCGFIGRYVTQELLSCGYQVRILDALIDQVHGDAGPTIPDGVEFIQGDVCDKAKVGEALKGVESVLHLAAEVGVGQSMYEIARYVGGNDLGTAVLLEAMIGLPIKRIVVASSMSVYGEGLYTGADGRRFGQVRRKAAQIKAGEWEAKGPSGETLTPAPTDEEKPVDLASIYALTKYMQERAVLIYGEAYGVDAVALRLFNVFGPGQALSNPYTGVLANFASRIANGQSPMIFEDGQQRRDFVHVRDVARAFRLALEKPRVNGHVVNIGSGQSYSVAEVASLLAEAMDAPHLQPEILHKARSGDIRNCFSDISKARELLGFEPEHRLEQTLGELAAWVRTAGAIDRGAEMKRQLEERGLVS; translated from the coding sequence GTGTCTCAGAAGGTACTCATTACAGGCGGTTGCGGTTTCATCGGCCGCTACGTTACGCAAGAACTCCTCTCCTGCGGCTATCAGGTCCGCATCCTCGACGCGCTGATCGATCAGGTGCATGGCGATGCCGGCCCAACGATCCCGGACGGTGTCGAGTTCATCCAGGGCGATGTCTGCGACAAGGCAAAGGTAGGGGAGGCCCTGAAGGGTGTCGAATCCGTGCTGCATCTTGCCGCCGAAGTGGGTGTCGGCCAGTCGATGTATGAAATCGCCCGGTATGTTGGAGGAAACGATCTCGGCACGGCCGTTCTCTTGGAAGCGATGATCGGCCTGCCGATCAAGCGCATCGTCGTTGCCTCTTCCATGAGCGTCTACGGCGAAGGGCTTTATACTGGCGCGGATGGCCGTCGTTTTGGCCAGGTACGGCGCAAGGCCGCCCAGATCAAGGCCGGCGAATGGGAGGCGAAAGGCCCGAGCGGCGAAACGCTGACGCCCGCACCGACTGACGAGGAAAAGCCGGTCGATCTCGCCTCCATCTACGCCCTGACCAAGTACATGCAGGAGCGCGCCGTCCTCATTTACGGCGAGGCCTATGGCGTCGATGCGGTAGCCCTTCGCCTGTTCAACGTCTTTGGACCGGGGCAAGCCTTGTCCAATCCCTACACCGGGGTGCTCGCCAATTTTGCCTCCCGCATTGCCAATGGCCAGTCGCCGATGATCTTCGAAGATGGTCAGCAGCGGCGCGACTTCGTGCATGTGCGTGATGTGGCGCGCGCCTTCCGGCTGGCTCTCGAAAAGCCGCGCGTCAACGGTCATGTCGTCAATATCGGCAGCGGCCAGTCCTATTCCGTGGCCGAGGTTGCGAGCCTTCTCGCCGAGGCGATGGATGCGCCGCATTTGCAGCCGGAGATCCTGCACAAGGCACGATCCGGCGACATCCGCAACTGCTTCTCCGACATTTCGAAGGCGCGTGAACTTTTAGGCTTCGAACCGGAACACCGGCTGGAACAGACGCTGGGCGAGTTGGCCGCCTGGGTGCGCACCGCCGGCGCGATCGATCGCGGCGCCGAAATGAAACGCCAGTTGGAAGAGCGGGGATTGGTATCATGA
- a CDS encoding bifunctional rhamnulose-1-phosphate aldolase/short-chain dehydrogenase, translating into MSGQPRLLKNRWDDAYAEKLDEPGKLLYRSNLLGADKRITNYGGGNTSAKVMETDPLTGQKVQVLWVKGSGGDVGTIKLDGFATLYQDKLEALKGIYQGVHDEDRMVGFLPHCTFNLNPRAASIDTPLHGFVPFTHVDHMHPDAIIAIAASKNSKELTQQIFGSEIGWLPWRRPGFQLGLDLEAFVKANPTAKGVVLESHGLFTWANDAKDCYELTLAIINKAIEWFAKETEGKTVFGGAATESLPSDQRRAIAAKLMPEIRGRIGKAERKLGDFDDQDAVLDFVNSKNLKPLGALGTSCPDHFLRTKIRPLILDFDPAKPDVDAAIAGLDKALEDYRTDYTRYYETCKHDNSPKMRDPNPVIFLVPGVGMFSFAKDKATARIAGEFYVNAINVMRGASTVSEYQGLPEQEAFDIEYWLLEEAKLQRMPKPKSLAGRVAFVTGGAGGIGRATAERLMAEGACVVLADIDADALDAVKSDFVKRYTSDAVRAVPLDVTKEDAVNSAFAEACVEFGGVDILVSNAGIASSAPVEETTLAMWDKNISILATGYFLVSREAFRLFRRQNLGGNVVFVASKNGLASSPNASAYCTAKAAEIHLARCLALEGADAGIRVNTVNPDAVLRGSKIWNGEWREQRAASSKIEVTDLEEHYRKRSMLKLNVFPEDIAEAIYFLASDLSAKSTGNIINVDAGNAQSFTR; encoded by the coding sequence ATGTCGGGTCAACCCCGCCTTCTCAAAAACCGTTGGGATGACGCCTATGCCGAAAAGCTCGATGAGCCCGGCAAGCTGCTTTATCGCTCCAATTTGCTGGGCGCCGACAAGCGCATTACCAATTACGGCGGCGGCAACACCTCTGCGAAGGTTATGGAAACCGACCCCCTGACCGGCCAGAAGGTTCAGGTGCTCTGGGTCAAGGGCTCCGGCGGCGATGTCGGGACCATCAAGCTGGATGGTTTCGCCACGCTTTACCAGGACAAGCTGGAAGCTCTGAAAGGCATCTATCAGGGTGTCCACGATGAAGACCGCATGGTCGGTTTCCTGCCGCATTGTACATTCAACCTCAACCCCCGCGCCGCCTCCATCGATACGCCGCTGCATGGTTTCGTGCCCTTCACGCATGTCGATCACATGCACCCGGACGCGATCATTGCGATTGCCGCCTCGAAGAATTCGAAGGAACTCACGCAACAGATCTTCGGCTCCGAAATCGGCTGGCTGCCCTGGCGCCGCCCAGGCTTTCAGCTCGGTCTCGATCTCGAAGCCTTCGTCAAGGCCAACCCGACGGCCAAGGGCGTGGTGCTGGAAAGCCACGGCCTGTTCACCTGGGCCAATGACGCCAAGGACTGCTACGAACTGACGCTTGCCATCATCAACAAGGCGATCGAGTGGTTCGCCAAGGAGACAGAAGGCAAGACAGTTTTCGGCGGTGCAGCGACTGAGAGCCTGCCTTCCGACCAGCGTCGGGCCATTGCAGCCAAACTGATGCCGGAAATCCGTGGCCGTATCGGCAAGGCAGAGCGCAAGCTGGGTGATTTCGACGATCAGGATGCCGTGCTCGACTTCGTCAATTCGAAGAACCTGAAGCCGCTCGGCGCGCTCGGCACCTCCTGCCCGGACCATTTCCTGCGCACCAAGATCCGTCCACTGATCCTCGATTTCGATCCGGCCAAGCCGGACGTGGATGCGGCGATCGCGGGGCTCGACAAGGCGCTCGAAGACTATCGCACGGACTACACCCGCTACTACGAGACCTGTAAACACGACAATTCACCGAAAATGCGCGATCCGAACCCGGTCATCTTCCTGGTGCCGGGTGTCGGCATGTTTTCCTTTGCCAAGGACAAGGCCACGGCCCGCATCGCAGGCGAATTCTACGTCAACGCCATCAACGTGATGCGCGGCGCCTCGACGGTTTCCGAGTATCAAGGCCTTCCCGAACAGGAAGCCTTCGATATCGAATACTGGCTGCTGGAAGAGGCAAAGCTGCAGCGCATGCCGAAGCCGAAGAGCCTCGCCGGCCGCGTCGCCTTCGTCACCGGCGGCGCCGGCGGCATTGGTCGGGCGACAGCCGAACGGTTGATGGCGGAAGGTGCCTGCGTGGTGCTGGCGGATATCGATGCGGACGCGCTGGACGCGGTGAAGAGCGATTTCGTCAAGCGTTACACCAGCGATGCTGTCCGCGCCGTGCCACTGGATGTGACGAAGGAAGATGCGGTGAACTCCGCCTTTGCAGAGGCTTGCGTGGAATTCGGCGGCGTGGACATTCTCGTGTCGAACGCCGGCATCGCCTCTTCCGCACCGGTGGAAGAGACAACGCTTGCCATGTGGGACAAGAACATCAGCATTCTCGCCACCGGCTATTTCCTCGTGTCACGCGAAGCCTTCCGGCTGTTCCGCCGCCAGAACCTTGGCGGCAACGTGGTCTTCGTGGCATCCAAGAACGGACTTGCTTCGTCTCCCAATGCCTCCGCCTACTGCACCGCGAAGGCTGCCGAAATCCATCTCGCCCGCTGCCTGGCGCTGGAAGGTGCAGACGCCGGTATCCGCGTCAACACGGTGAACCCGGATGCGGTGCTGCGCGGTTCGAAAATCTGGAATGGCGAGTGGCGCGAACAACGGGCCGCTTCTTCGAAGATCGAAGTGACCGATCTGGAAGAGCATTATCGCAAGCGTTCGATGCTGAAGCTGAACGTCTTCCCAGAAGATATCGCCGAAGCCATCTACTTCCTCGCCTCGGATCTTTCGGCAAAGTCGACGGGCAATATCATTAACGTGGATGCCGGCAACGCTCAGAGTTTTACGCGGTAA
- a CDS encoding MDR/zinc-dependent alcohol dehydrogenase-like family protein: protein MDRLSQTTATMRAAVVVGAGKIEMRAVPRPEPGPGQVRLRLEGCGVCASNLTPWSGPDWMEFPTEPGGLGHEGWGFIDGIGEGVSGLDIGDRVAALSYHAYASHDIADASAVVKLPDALNGQPFPGEPLGCAMNIFRRADIHAGQTVAIIGIGFLGALLTQLAAKAGARVIAISRRPFSLDVAARMGAEHVIEMDDHWRIIEQVKSLTEGRFCDRVIEAVGKQWPLDLAAELTRERGRLIVAGYHQDGPRQINMQLWNWRGIDVINAHERDPDIYMEGMRQAVAAVADGRLDPSSLYTHSYPLEKLDEALNATRDRPDGFLKAMVVSR from the coding sequence ATGGACAGGCTTTCTCAGACAACAGCAACCATGCGCGCGGCAGTCGTGGTCGGCGCCGGCAAGATCGAGATGCGTGCGGTTCCCCGCCCCGAGCCCGGACCGGGGCAGGTGAGACTAAGACTGGAAGGCTGCGGCGTCTGCGCCTCCAACCTCACGCCCTGGTCCGGCCCCGACTGGATGGAGTTCCCGACGGAGCCGGGCGGTCTTGGCCATGAAGGCTGGGGCTTCATCGATGGCATTGGCGAGGGTGTCAGCGGGCTCGACATCGGCGACCGGGTGGCGGCACTCAGCTACCATGCCTATGCCAGCCATGACATTGCGGATGCCTCAGCCGTCGTCAAACTGCCGGACGCGCTGAACGGGCAGCCCTTTCCCGGAGAGCCGCTCGGCTGCGCGATGAACATTTTCCGCCGTGCCGACATCCACGCTGGCCAGACGGTTGCCATTATCGGCATTGGTTTTCTGGGAGCGCTGCTCACGCAGCTTGCCGCGAAAGCCGGCGCCCGTGTGATTGCCATCTCGCGCCGGCCCTTTTCTTTGGACGTCGCAGCCCGCATGGGGGCAGAACACGTCATCGAAATGGACGATCACTGGAGGATCATCGAACAGGTGAAGTCGCTGACGGAGGGGCGTTTCTGTGATCGGGTGATAGAAGCCGTCGGCAAACAGTGGCCGCTTGACCTTGCGGCGGAACTGACGCGTGAGCGCGGCCGCCTGATCGTCGCCGGCTATCACCAGGATGGGCCGCGGCAGATCAATATGCAGCTCTGGAACTGGCGCGGCATTGATGTGATCAACGCCCATGAACGCGATCCGGACATTTACATGGAAGGGATGCGGCAGGCGGTGGCGGCCGTCGCCGACGGTCGCCTCGATCCGTCAAGCCTCTACACGCACAGCTATCCGCTGGAGAAACTGGACGAGGCACTGAACGCAACGCGAGACCGCCCCGACGGTTTCCTCAAGGCCATGGTGGTTTCCCGATGA
- a CDS encoding Gfo/Idh/MocA family protein: MNQMLTTDDLSQSTRPVRLGFLGVGWIGRHRMKAVLETGVAQAVAVADPNPDMLAAALELSPDARAVDGLDALLREDLDGVVIATPSAQHAEESIRVLSSGRAVFCQKPLGRTEQEVQAVVDAARKVDRLLSIDLSYRFTEGMRQIRDLIRSGSLGTVFAADLVFHNAYGPDKPWFYDKALSGGGCVIDLGVHLVDAALWSLGFPAVSNVASRLMSGGRPISGDSDRIEDYAIATIDLENGTNIRLACSWRLPAGQEAVISAAFYGTEGGARLSNVNGSFYDFEAEWLKGTSREHLVGPPDDWGGRAAADWARRLSEGAGYDPEADRLVDVASILDRIYGRHRT, encoded by the coding sequence ATGAACCAGATGCTGACAACCGATGATCTTTCACAGTCCACCCGCCCCGTTCGCCTCGGGTTTCTCGGTGTCGGCTGGATTGGCAGGCATCGCATGAAGGCGGTGCTGGAAACGGGCGTGGCGCAGGCGGTCGCGGTTGCCGATCCGAACCCGGACATGCTGGCCGCCGCGTTGGAGCTTTCTCCCGACGCGCGGGCGGTGGATGGCCTGGACGCGCTGCTGCGCGAGGACCTCGATGGGGTGGTGATTGCCACGCCGAGCGCCCAGCATGCGGAGGAATCCATCCGGGTCCTGTCGAGCGGACGCGCCGTCTTCTGCCAGAAGCCGCTCGGGCGGACCGAGCAGGAGGTACAGGCGGTGGTGGACGCTGCGCGTAAAGTGGATCGCCTGCTATCGATCGATCTGTCCTACCGGTTCACCGAGGGCATGCGCCAGATCCGCGACTTGATCCGCTCCGGCTCTCTCGGAACCGTGTTTGCCGCTGATCTGGTCTTTCATAACGCCTATGGGCCGGACAAGCCGTGGTTCTACGACAAGGCGCTGTCCGGCGGTGGCTGCGTGATCGATCTCGGCGTGCATCTGGTCGATGCGGCGCTCTGGTCGCTCGGGTTTCCGGCGGTCTCCAACGTGGCGAGCCGGCTGATGAGCGGCGGTCGTCCGATCTCCGGCGACAGCGATCGCATCGAGGACTATGCGATTGCGACCATCGATCTCGAAAACGGCACCAACATACGCCTTGCCTGTTCCTGGCGCCTGCCGGCGGGCCAGGAGGCCGTCATCTCCGCGGCCTTTTATGGAACGGAAGGCGGTGCACGGCTCTCCAATGTCAACGGCTCCTTCTACGACTTCGAGGCCGAATGGCTGAAAGGCACAAGCCGTGAGCATCTTGTGGGGCCGCCGGACGACTGGGGCGGGCGCGCCGCCGCGGACTGGGCACGCAGGCTGTCGGAAGGCGCAGGGTATGACCCCGAGGCGGACCGGCTGGTCGATGTCGCCAGCATTCTCGACCGGATCTATGGTCGGCATCGGACATAA
- a CDS encoding DeoR/GlpR family DNA-binding transcription regulator, with the protein MHERERHRIILSAIQEKPVVTVQDIAELTEASEATIRRDIAALHVQGKLRRVRGGAEAVHPPQQGHLAARPFRVSESVNIDKKRAIARAAVELCEEGDSVIINGGTTTFQMVHFMSARRLQVMTNSFAIAEHLVKQSKCTVSVPGGAIYRDQSLILSPFENDAIRNFYARRMFIGAQGISSHGVMEPDALVIQSEQRLMRQADELIVMVDSSKFNRRSSMILCPLDNVSTIITDDGVSEEAVAMLEGAGVKVLTVKPMAAPVKEEASSVA; encoded by the coding sequence ATGCACGAACGTGAGCGACATCGCATCATCTTGAGCGCCATCCAGGAAAAGCCTGTGGTGACGGTGCAGGATATTGCCGAGTTGACCGAGGCATCCGAGGCGACGATCCGGCGGGATATTGCCGCTCTTCATGTGCAGGGAAAGCTGCGCCGCGTGCGCGGTGGGGCGGAAGCCGTGCATCCACCGCAGCAGGGCCATCTGGCGGCGCGCCCGTTCCGGGTGTCGGAATCAGTCAATATCGACAAGAAGCGCGCAATTGCGCGCGCCGCGGTGGAACTCTGCGAGGAAGGCGATTCCGTCATCATCAATGGCGGCACGACGACGTTCCAGATGGTGCATTTCATGTCGGCGCGCCGGCTGCAGGTGATGACGAATTCCTTCGCCATTGCCGAGCATCTGGTGAAGCAGTCGAAATGCACGGTCTCGGTGCCGGGTGGCGCGATCTATCGCGATCAGAGCCTGATCCTGTCGCCCTTCGAAAATGATGCGATCCGCAATTTCTATGCGCGGCGCATGTTCATCGGCGCGCAGGGCATTTCGTCCCATGGCGTGATGGAGCCGGATGCGCTGGTCATCCAGAGCGAGCAGCGCCTCATGCGCCAGGCGGACGAACTGATCGTGATGGTCGATTCGAGCAAGTTCAATCGCCGCTCAAGCATGATCCTCTGCCCGCTCGACAATGTCTCGACCATCATCACCGATGATGGCGTCTCGGAGGAGGCGGTCGCCATGCTGGAGGGGGCGGGCGTGAAGGTTCTGACGGTGAAGCCGATGGCGGCACCGGTCAAGGAGGAGGCTTCCTCCGTCGCGTGA
- a CDS encoding YqaE/Pmp3 family membrane protein, translated as MDVIRILFAILLPPVGVFLQVGIGLHFWLNILLTLFGYIPGIIHAIWVIVKK; from the coding sequence GTGGACGTTATCCGCATTCTGTTTGCCATTCTGCTGCCGCCGGTCGGTGTGTTTCTCCAGGTCGGCATCGGCCTGCATTTCTGGCTGAACATCCTGCTAACGCTGTTTGGCTATATCCCCGGCATCATCCACGCGATCTGGGTGATCGTGAAGAAGTAG
- the rhaI gene encoding L-rhamnose catabolism isomerase, with product MTDLKIASDVIAAENEKRAAAQRADYAALGEKLARSHINIDAIAQKVAEFFVAVPSWGVGTGGTRFARFPGLGEPRHIFDKLEDCSVIHQLTRATPTVSLHIPWDKADPKELKAKGDSLGLRFDAMNSNTFSDTTDQAHSYKYGSLSHVDAATRAQAVEHNLECIEIGKAIGSKALTVWIGDGSNFPGQSNFTRQFERYLESMRAIYTALPDDWRLFSEHKMYEPAFYSTVVQDWGTNYLIAQTLGDKAFCLVDLGHHAPNTNIEMIVARLIQFGKLGGFHFNDSKYGDDDLDAGSVEPYRLFLVFNELVDAEHRGVKGFHPAHMIDQSHNVTDPIESLMSSANEIRRAYAQALLVDRAALEGFQNDNDALMATETLKRAYRTDVETILAEARLKAGGAIDPVATYRASGYRAQVAAERPAVKGGSGGIV from the coding sequence ATGACAGACTTGAAGATCGCAAGCGATGTAATCGCCGCCGAGAATGAGAAGCGCGCAGCCGCCCAGCGGGCAGACTATGCAGCGCTCGGCGAAAAGCTCGCCCGCAGCCACATCAATATCGATGCCATTGCGCAGAAGGTGGCGGAGTTCTTCGTCGCCGTGCCCTCCTGGGGTGTCGGCACCGGCGGAACCCGCTTTGCCCGCTTTCCAGGGCTTGGCGAACCCCGCCACATCTTCGACAAGCTGGAGGATTGCAGCGTCATCCACCAGTTGACGCGGGCCACCCCCACCGTTTCGCTGCATATTCCGTGGGACAAGGCGGACCCGAAGGAGTTGAAGGCAAAGGGTGATTCGCTCGGCTTACGCTTCGATGCGATGAACTCCAACACCTTTTCGGACACGACCGATCAGGCACATTCCTACAAATACGGATCGCTCTCCCATGTGGACGCTGCCACCCGTGCCCAGGCCGTGGAGCACAATCTCGAATGCATCGAGATCGGCAAAGCAATCGGCTCCAAGGCGCTGACGGTCTGGATCGGCGACGGCTCCAACTTCCCCGGCCAGTCGAATTTCACCCGGCAGTTCGAGCGGTATCTTGAGTCCATGCGCGCCATCTACACTGCGTTGCCGGATGACTGGCGGCTGTTCTCCGAGCACAAGATGTATGAGCCGGCCTTCTATTCGACGGTCGTGCAGGACTGGGGCACGAACTATCTGATCGCACAGACGCTCGGCGACAAGGCCTTCTGCCTCGTCGATCTCGGCCACCATGCGCCGAACACGAACATCGAGATGATCGTCGCCCGGCTCATCCAGTTCGGCAAGCTCGGCGGCTTCCACTTCAACGATTCGAAATACGGCGATGACGACCTGGATGCCGGCTCGGTCGAACCCTACCGGCTGTTCCTTGTCTTCAACGAGTTGGTGGATGCCGAGCATCGCGGCGTAAAAGGCTTCCATCCGGCCCACATGATCGACCAGAGCCACAATGTGACGGACCCGATCGAGAGCCTGATGTCGTCCGCCAACGAAATCCGCCGCGCCTATGCCCAGGCGCTTCTGGTAGACCGCGCGGCCCTGGAAGGCTTCCAGAACGACAATGACGCGCTGATGGCGACCGAGACGCTGAAGCGCGCCTATCGCACCGATGTGGAGACCATTCTGGCGGAAGCCCGCCTGAAGGCTGGCGGCGCGATCGATCCCGTCGCGACCTACCGCGCCAGCGGCTACCGGGCGCAGGTGGCAGCCGAGCGTCCGGCCGTCAAGGGCGGCTCCGGCGGCATCGTGTAG